A genomic region of Nostoc sp. UHCC 0702 contains the following coding sequences:
- a CDS encoding fatty acid desaturase, with product MTTSIINSQKLSDDLGNSDLRLKDIIKSLPRECFQQNRRKAWTQALVSVLMVALGSYILTITPWFLLPLAWIFTGTALTGFFVIGHDCGHRSFAKRRWVNDLVGHLFMMPLIYPFHSWRIKHNYHHTHTNKLDEDNAWHPIRPEVFESWDQTRQSAFELFMRKRLWWVGSIGHWAVVHFDWRNFKTKEQSSIKLSVAVVVLFAAIAFPTLIATTGIWGFVKFWLVPWLVYHFWMSTFTIVHHTASDVPFVAATKWNEALAQLFGTIHCDYPRWVEFLCHDINVHVPHHISTAIPSYNLRLAYSSIKENWQPYLHNECQFSWSLMKQIVDQCQLYKTDVGYKTFNEYYAGRSTTV from the coding sequence ATGACTACATCAATAATTAACAGCCAGAAACTAAGTGATGACCTTGGTAATTCCGACCTGAGGCTAAAAGATATTATTAAAAGTTTGCCACGGGAATGTTTTCAGCAGAACCGTCGCAAAGCTTGGACGCAAGCCCTAGTTAGTGTTTTGATGGTTGCCTTGGGTTCTTACATCCTAACAATCACTCCTTGGTTCCTCTTGCCTCTGGCTTGGATTTTTACGGGGACTGCTTTAACAGGTTTTTTTGTAATTGGTCATGATTGCGGACACCGTTCATTTGCCAAACGTCGTTGGGTAAATGATTTGGTGGGGCATTTGTTCATGATGCCGCTGATTTATCCGTTTCACAGCTGGCGCATTAAGCATAATTATCACCATACTCATACCAACAAACTGGATGAGGACAATGCTTGGCATCCCATTAGACCAGAGGTTTTTGAAAGTTGGGATCAAACCAGACAGTCTGCTTTTGAGTTGTTCATGCGTAAACGCCTCTGGTGGGTAGGTTCCATTGGGCATTGGGCTGTTGTGCATTTTGATTGGCGGAACTTCAAAACTAAAGAACAATCAAGTATTAAGCTTTCTGTGGCTGTGGTAGTTTTATTTGCAGCGATCGCTTTTCCTACCCTCATCGCTACAACTGGTATTTGGGGATTTGTCAAGTTTTGGCTAGTACCCTGGCTGGTTTACCATTTTTGGATGAGTACCTTCACTATTGTTCACCACACTGCCTCAGATGTGCCTTTTGTGGCAGCGACTAAGTGGAACGAAGCTTTAGCACAGCTATTTGGAACTATTCATTGTGATTATCCCCGCTGGGTAGAATTCCTCTGCCACGATATCAATGTTCATGTCCCGCATCACATTTCTACTGCTATTCCTTCTTATAATCTGCGCTTAGCCTACAGTAGTATCAAGGAAAATTGGCAGCCTTATTTGCATAATGAATGCCAGTTTTCTTGGTCTTTAATGAAGCAGATTGTAGACCAATGTCAACTTTACAAGACTGATGTTGGCTATAAGACTTTTAATGAATATTACGCAGGGCGTTCAACAACTGTGTAA
- a CDS encoding fatty acid desaturase yields MQSNTVTFNHPDGYEPSEDQAKLPFTLQDLKAAIPAECFQPNVTKSLYYFFRDILIIGLLYAVAHYLDSWFFWPIFWLMQGTMFWALFVVGHDCGHQSFSKHKWLNDLIGHLSHTPILVPYHGWRISHRTHHKNTGNIDNDESWYPVTESQYKEMPLVQKIGRYYVFLLAYPIYLFKRSPNKEGSHFSPNSPLFKPSEKWDIITSTTLWIGMVALLGFLTYEWGWMWLLKYYAAPYIVFVIWLDLVTFLHHTEADIPWYRGDDWTFLKGAISSIDRNYGLINHIHHDIGTHVAHHIFLNIPHYNLLKATEAIKPVMGDYFHKSEEPIWKSVWRSAISCHFVPDEGGKVYYTSNNK; encoded by the coding sequence GTGCAATCAAATACCGTCACTTTCAATCATCCTGATGGTTATGAACCATCTGAGGATCAGGCTAAACTACCCTTTACTCTTCAGGATTTAAAAGCTGCAATACCTGCTGAATGTTTTCAGCCCAATGTGACAAAATCCTTATATTATTTTTTTCGTGACATTCTGATTATTGGACTGCTTTATGCAGTAGCTCATTATCTGGATTCTTGGTTTTTCTGGCCGATTTTCTGGTTAATGCAAGGAACAATGTTTTGGGCTTTGTTTGTAGTAGGACATGACTGCGGACATCAATCTTTTTCTAAGCATAAATGGCTCAATGATTTGATTGGGCATCTTTCTCACACACCAATACTTGTTCCTTATCACGGTTGGCGCATCAGCCACAGAACCCACCACAAAAATACTGGCAATATCGATAATGATGAAAGCTGGTATCCTGTGACGGAATCACAGTATAAGGAGATGCCTTTGGTACAAAAGATAGGTCGATATTATGTTTTCTTATTGGCTTATCCTATATATCTGTTTAAGCGTTCTCCTAATAAGGAAGGTTCCCATTTTTCACCTAATAGCCCACTTTTCAAACCATCGGAAAAATGGGATATCATTACCAGCACTACACTCTGGATTGGTATGGTAGCTTTGCTGGGTTTCCTTACCTATGAATGGGGTTGGATGTGGTTGCTGAAATACTACGCCGCACCCTACATTGTGTTTGTGATTTGGCTGGACTTGGTAACATTTTTACATCACACCGAGGCTGATATTCCCTGGTATCGTGGGGATGATTGGACTTTCCTCAAAGGTGCAATTTCTAGTATTGACCGCAATTACGGTTTGATCAATCACATCCATCATGATATTGGTACACATGTTGCTCACCATATTTTCCTCAACATTCCTCACTACAATTTGTTGAAAGCAACTGAGGCAATTAAACCTGTAATGGGCGACTATTTCCATAAATCTGAGGAACCAATTTGGAAGTCAGTATGGCGTTCTGCTATTAGCTGCCATTTTGTACCGGATGAGGGCGGGAAAGTTTACTATACATCTAATAATAAGTAA
- a CDS encoding Uma2 family endonuclease yields the protein MNLTVQDVERLQQKLEDEQQDYQIELQEGNILVMGPSDIESSEIGAQLIYLLKLWVNPRKLGRIFDSSGGFIMPNTDLRAPDVSFVAAQRLKRTVRDFAELVPDLVVEIKSKTDRFAKLEDKIKLFLELGAKVGILINPDQLTVSVYRPNGELEVLTGEDKLTINELFPGWEVAISELWPPVFE from the coding sequence ATGAACCTAACTGTTCAAGATGTAGAAAGACTACAGCAAAAGCTAGAAGATGAACAGCAGGACTACCAAATAGAACTGCAAGAAGGAAATATTTTAGTCATGGGGCCATCGGATATCGAGTCTAGTGAAATTGGCGCTCAGTTAATATATTTATTAAAACTTTGGGTTAATCCTCGTAAGCTTGGGCGCATATTTGACTCAAGTGGTGGATTTATCATGCCTAACACAGATTTACGCGCCCCAGATGTTTCTTTTGTGGCGGCACAAAGACTAAAGCGCACTGTGAGAGATTTTGCCGAGTTAGTACCAGATTTGGTAGTAGAAATCAAGTCAAAAACAGACAGATTTGCTAAATTGGAAGATAAAATAAAGCTATTTTTGGAATTAGGGGCAAAGGTAGGAATATTAATTAATCCAGATCAGTTAACTGTGAGTGTATATCGCCCAAATGGTGAATTAGAAGTGTTAACAGGTGAAGATAAGTTAACTATTAATGAGTTATTTCCCGGTTGGGAAGTTGCAATTTCTGAACTATGGCCGCCTGTGTTTGAGTGA
- a CDS encoding glutamate-5-semialdehyde dehydrogenase, with the protein MTVEALDDYPEPITSAKRAYQASLKLGFTKGADRSRAVLAMAQAIEHSFDDILEANTLDLEASKEMAVPELILDWLKLTPKRLENTVEILQRLGELSDPLRRIRNADYQIEDSQSYTQLMPLGVIGFIYEAFPDLGAIAAGFCIKTGNSIILKGGAEASHSNEAIALVLQNAIAEVGLPPGCLELIPAEHGASIRDLINQEEYVNLVIPYARSSLVQQVVRQATCPVLKSAMGNCYLYWSLNASLEMVRWMIIDSHQSQPDPVNAIEKVLIHRQALPSSLAVLWNTLKEKGFEIRGDAELVEAFPQLHLAKESEWGSAYLTKTVAFKLVDSLETAIAWINQYSSGHADCIVTESYQESRQFALGVNSASTYINTSPRFSRNPSRGDSVFLGMSNQKGHRRGFISLETLTTVKHIVQGNGRF; encoded by the coding sequence ATGACTGTTGAAGCTTTGGATGATTACCCAGAACCAATTACTAGCGCTAAACGCGCTTATCAAGCTTCCCTGAAGTTGGGGTTCACAAAGGGGGCAGACCGCAGTCGTGCTGTGTTGGCGATGGCACAGGCGATTGAACATTCATTCGATGACATTTTGGAAGCCAACACTTTGGATTTAGAAGCCAGCAAAGAAATGGCAGTGCCAGAGTTAATCTTGGACTGGCTGAAGCTGACACCCAAACGCTTGGAGAATACAGTAGAAATTCTCCAACGGTTGGGGGAATTATCAGATCCACTGCGGCGGATCAGGAACGCCGACTATCAAATAGAGGACTCCCAGAGTTACACCCAGCTAATGCCCTTGGGAGTAATTGGATTTATTTATGAAGCATTTCCTGATTTAGGAGCGATCGCCGCAGGTTTTTGTATTAAAACTGGTAACAGTATAATTCTCAAAGGTGGTGCTGAAGCCAGCCATTCTAACGAAGCGATCGCTCTTGTACTGCAAAACGCCATTGCCGAGGTTGGTCTACCACCAGGCTGTTTAGAATTAATTCCCGCAGAACATGGTGCTTCGATTCGGGATTTAATTAACCAAGAGGAGTACGTGAATTTAGTCATACCCTACGCACGTTCTAGCTTGGTGCAGCAGGTAGTGCGACAAGCAACTTGCCCAGTTTTAAAGTCAGCTATGGGTAATTGTTATCTCTACTGGTCGCTCAATGCCAGCTTAGAAATGGTACGTTGGATGATTATTGATAGTCATCAAAGCCAACCAGACCCAGTTAACGCCATTGAAAAAGTACTAATTCATCGCCAAGCCTTACCATCATCTTTAGCGGTTTTGTGGAACACCTTAAAGGAAAAAGGCTTTGAAATTAGAGGCGATGCCGAACTAGTGGAGGCTTTTCCCCAGTTGCATCTAGCTAAGGAAAGCGAATGGGGAAGCGCTTATTTAACCAAGACGGTAGCATTTAAACTGGTAGATAGCTTAGAAACTGCGATCGCTTGGATTAATCAATACAGCAGCGGTCATGCTGACTGCATCGTCACGGAATCTTATCAGGAAAGTCGGCAGTTTGCTCTCGGAGTTAACAGCGCCTCTACCTACATCAACACCTCCCCGCGTTTTTCTCGCAACCCCTCGCGGGGGGATTCGGTATTTTTGGGCATGTCTAACCAAAAAGGACATCGCCGGGGATTTATTAGTTTGGAAACTTTAACGACAGTTAAACATATTGTCCAAGGGAATGGCAGGTTTTAA
- a CDS encoding 6,7-dimethyl-8-ribityllumazine synthase, producing the protein MAVFEGTFTQTEPLRFAVVIGRFNDLVTTKLLEGCQDCLKRHGVDPNPQGNQVDYVWVPGSFEVSLVARQLALSHRYDAVICLGAVIRGQTPHFDYVSSEVAKGIAAASFQTGVPVIFGILTVDTMQQALERAGIKANHGWDYALNALEMASLMRQLRSNLAEPYSLNPQLPASFQNASVGNLTAESEELS; encoded by the coding sequence ATGGCAGTTTTCGAGGGAACTTTTACACAAACGGAACCTTTGCGTTTTGCAGTGGTTATCGGTCGATTCAATGACCTTGTAACCACAAAATTGCTAGAGGGATGTCAAGATTGCTTGAAACGCCACGGTGTAGACCCTAACCCCCAGGGAAATCAAGTAGACTACGTTTGGGTACCAGGAAGTTTTGAAGTCTCGCTAGTGGCTCGTCAGCTAGCACTCTCACATCGTTATGATGCTGTAATTTGTCTAGGTGCCGTAATTCGAGGGCAAACCCCCCATTTCGATTATGTATCCTCTGAAGTTGCCAAAGGTATTGCCGCCGCTAGCTTTCAAACCGGAGTACCAGTAATTTTTGGCATTTTGACAGTAGATACTATGCAGCAAGCCTTAGAAAGAGCCGGCATTAAAGCCAATCATGGCTGGGATTACGCCCTGAATGCCTTAGAAATGGCCAGCCTCATGCGGCAATTGCGCTCTAACTTGGCAGAGCCATACTCGCTTAATCCCCAATTGCCAGCTTCCTTTCAAAATGCCAGCGTCGGCAATTTAACTGCGGAGTCTGAAGAACTCAGCTGA
- the psbZ gene encoding photosystem II reaction center protein PsbZ, which produces MTIIFQFALVALVLLSFVLVVGVPVAYATPQNWVESKRLLWLGSGVWIALVLLVGLLNFFVV; this is translated from the coding sequence ATGACCATAATATTCCAATTCGCTTTGGTAGCTCTAGTTTTGTTGTCTTTCGTTCTAGTTGTTGGCGTACCTGTTGCTTATGCAACTCCCCAAAATTGGGTCGAATCTAAAAGACTCCTCTGGCTTGGTTCTGGAGTCTGGATTGCTTTAGTGCTATTGGTTGGTTTGTTAAACTTTTTCGTGGTCTAA